One Streptosporangium sp. NBC_01495 DNA window includes the following coding sequences:
- a CDS encoding sensor histidine kinase: MRGLYRVIPTVTPVQSRVAAVVAAAASVAMECVNIWVTAQLPQPSYTPLPFAPEDVAGAAFPVLGALLVFQRPRLVIGWLLCLGGLCSALNSLTVNLALLDTAREWAVPPEAIWAVAGVSWKLTILFLVVLLPMLYPDGRLPSPRWRALVWVSVAVLGADVLVMDLLPLSGLRYTSLAPHPLRFSLDMLTNAVMILAFASLATRFRRAGREERGQILWTLVAIATVIVPWVIGNPVWWLASFTIPLVPVAITFSVLRHRLYGIDTLITRALVGAGLVGVIGGVYVAVGTASSLFLSDVDRIGGLFAALCAGAFLHPMRRMLQRGADRLLYGSKGDPVALAAELGRRIQRTDPAGGLAATLDVLRDGLAVTGTGVRFQGGWPEEATVGTLEEVTRDIRLVWHGEPVGRLLIGPPGARRLPAAHNERVIAALTPYVADAAHAVRLVGALRRSRERIVTTREEERRRLRRDLHDGLGQSLSGMAMSINAARLSLRASPETAERMLGELRSGMDSVTSDIRHLVYGLRPPALDDLGLAGAVAEMAGPGVAVEVRGELPGLPAATEVAAYRIVQEALTNARKHAGAATVRVSLERGEDDLSIRVRDDGIGVPAGRRSGVGLASMRERAAELGGTCVITTPPEGGTVVEAILPVNLNVEI; encoded by the coding sequence ATGCGCGGGCTGTACCGGGTGATCCCGACGGTGACGCCCGTCCAGAGCCGGGTGGCGGCGGTGGTGGCCGCCGCCGCGTCCGTGGCGATGGAGTGCGTCAACATCTGGGTCACGGCGCAGCTCCCGCAGCCCTCCTACACGCCGCTGCCGTTCGCGCCCGAGGACGTGGCCGGCGCCGCGTTCCCCGTCCTCGGGGCGCTGCTGGTCTTCCAGCGGCCCCGGCTGGTCATCGGCTGGCTGCTCTGCCTGGGCGGGCTGTGCTCCGCGCTGAACAGTCTCACGGTGAACCTGGCGCTCCTGGACACGGCGCGGGAGTGGGCGGTCCCGCCGGAGGCGATCTGGGCGGTCGCCGGGGTGAGCTGGAAGCTGACCATCCTCTTCCTGGTCGTGCTGCTGCCGATGCTCTACCCGGACGGGAGGCTGCCCTCCCCGCGCTGGCGGGCGCTGGTCTGGGTCTCCGTCGCCGTCCTGGGCGCCGACGTGCTCGTCATGGACCTCCTGCCCCTCTCCGGGCTGCGGTACACGAGCCTCGCCCCCCACCCGCTGCGGTTCTCGCTGGACATGCTCACCAACGCGGTGATGATCCTGGCCTTCGCCTCGCTGGCCACCCGGTTCCGGCGGGCCGGCCGCGAGGAGCGCGGGCAGATCCTCTGGACGCTGGTCGCGATCGCCACCGTCATCGTCCCCTGGGTGATCGGCAATCCGGTGTGGTGGCTGGCGTCGTTCACGATCCCGCTGGTCCCGGTCGCGATCACCTTCTCGGTGCTGCGGCACCGCCTGTACGGGATCGACACGCTCATCACCAGGGCGCTGGTCGGCGCGGGCCTGGTCGGCGTGATCGGCGGGGTGTACGTGGCGGTAGGCACCGCCTCCAGCCTGTTCCTGTCGGACGTGGACCGGATCGGCGGCCTGTTCGCCGCGCTCTGCGCGGGGGCGTTCCTCCACCCGATGCGGCGGATGCTCCAGCGCGGCGCCGACCGCCTCCTGTACGGCAGCAAGGGCGACCCGGTGGCGCTGGCCGCCGAACTCGGGCGCAGGATCCAGCGCACCGATCCCGCGGGCGGGCTGGCCGCGACCCTGGACGTGCTGCGCGACGGCCTGGCGGTCACCGGTACCGGCGTGCGCTTCCAGGGCGGCTGGCCCGAGGAGGCGACGGTGGGAACGCTGGAGGAGGTGACGCGCGACATCCGGCTGGTCTGGCACGGCGAGCCCGTCGGCCGCCTGCTCATCGGCCCGCCGGGGGCCCGGCGCCTGCCCGCCGCGCACAACGAGCGGGTCATCGCCGCGCTCACGCCGTACGTGGCCGACGCGGCCCACGCGGTCCGGCTGGTCGGCGCGCTGCGGCGCTCCCGGGAGCGGATCGTCACCACCCGCGAGGAGGAGCGCCGCCGCCTGCGCCGCGACCTGCACGACGGCCTCGGCCAGTCGCTCAGCGGGATGGCGATGTCCATCAACGCGGCCAGGCTCTCCCTGCGCGCCTCCCCCGAGACGGCCGAACGCATGCTCGGCGAGCTGCGCTCCGGCATGGACAGCGTCACCAGCGACATCAGGCACCTGGTGTACGGCCTGCGTCCGCCGGCGCTGGACGACCTCGGCCTGGCCGGGGCCGTGGCGGAGATGGCGGGCCCCGGCGTCGCCGTCGAGGTCAGGGGCGAGCTGCCGGGGCTGCCCGCCGCGACCGAGGTCGCCGCGTACCGGATCGTGCAGGAGGCGCTGACCAACGCGCGCAAGCACGCCGGAGCGGCGACGGTGCGGGTGTCGCTGGAGCGGGGCGAGGACGACCTGAGCATCCGGGTGCGCGACGACGGGATCGGCGTACCCGCCGGGCGTCGCTCGGGGGTCGGGCTGGCGTCGATGCGCGAGCGCGCCGCCGAACTGGGCGGGACATGCGTGATCACAACGCCCCCCGAGGGGGGAACCGTGGTCGAGGCGATACTTCCGGTGAACTTGAATGTGGAGATCTGA
- a CDS encoding TolB family protein → MKHWALATGVVLALTAATTAPALAESTGGAGAGGSAGVTGMGRSSTGDTGVAGSTEGAGVAGGAGGVAPTAASHGAAPVSGAVYFRHGGSGIEVLTHRGGWTSLTAGAGASAGQFAVAPDGRKVAWIDDRNRLRVKTTGSGADRVIARNAAFGGPCLTPVWTADGRRIAYPVKGTGEAMTVAVVGADGRGRFDAGKTLGPCHLTWSADGRTLAGYAGDTDGVHLLDTRLRISKRAPGIKLANHVESLSPDSRRVVVNALGANAQGGDGSWPLSFTPSIYDTKTGAKVAVPVRGRLLGARYLRDGRLAVRVRGTAANTIVVLSRSGKEVQRVTEPARAKNLGLLWVLG, encoded by the coding sequence TTGAAGCACTGGGCCCTGGCCACCGGCGTCGTACTCGCCCTGACGGCCGCCACCACCGCTCCCGCGCTCGCCGAGTCCACCGGGGGCGCCGGAGCGGGCGGGTCCGCCGGAGTCACCGGGATGGGCAGGTCCTCCACCGGGGACACCGGGGTGGCCGGATCCACCGAGGGTGCCGGAGTGGCCGGGGGCGCCGGGGGCGTCGCTCCTACGGCGGCCTCGCACGGGGCGGCTCCCGTCTCGGGCGCCGTCTACTTCCGCCACGGGGGAAGCGGGATCGAGGTGCTGACCCACCGGGGAGGCTGGACCAGCCTGACGGCCGGCGCCGGAGCCTCCGCCGGCCAGTTCGCGGTCGCGCCCGACGGCCGGAAGGTCGCCTGGATCGACGACAGGAACAGGCTGCGCGTCAAGACCACCGGGTCCGGCGCGGACAGGGTGATCGCCAGGAACGCCGCCTTCGGCGGCCCCTGCCTGACCCCGGTCTGGACGGCCGACGGCAGACGGATCGCCTACCCGGTGAAGGGCACGGGCGAGGCGATGACGGTGGCGGTGGTCGGCGCCGACGGCAGGGGCCGGTTCGACGCGGGGAAGACTCTCGGCCCCTGCCACCTGACCTGGTCGGCCGACGGCAGGACCCTCGCCGGGTACGCGGGCGACACCGACGGCGTCCATCTCCTGGACACCAGGCTGCGGATCTCCAAGCGCGCCCCGGGCATCAAGCTCGCCAACCACGTGGAGAGCCTGTCGCCCGACAGCCGCCGGGTGGTGGTCAACGCCCTCGGCGCGAACGCCCAGGGCGGCGACGGCTCCTGGCCCCTGTCGTTCACCCCGTCGATCTACGACACCAAGACCGGCGCGAAGGTCGCCGTCCCGGTCAGGGGGCGGCTGCTGGGCGCGCGCTACCTGCGCGACGGCCGCCTGGCGGTCCGGGTCAGGGGCACGGCCGCCAACACGATCGTGGTCCTCTCCCGCTCGGGCAAGGAGGTCCAGCGGGTGACCGAGCCCGCCAGGGCGAAGAACCTCGGGCTGCTCTGGGTCCTCGGCTGA
- a CDS encoding BTAD domain-containing putative transcriptional regulator encodes MLTFRALGPFQARHGETALDLGGQRQMAVLARLLVAGGRAVPVTMLIDELWPGEPPAQALSTIQGYVSRLRRALEPGRAPREEAEVLVSAPPGYALRASPGQVDTWSFESAVKAGGEPAEVWERLEAALALWRGPALAEFSDLPWAASEAGRLEELRLIAVERRADAGLLLGHSGALVADLEAHASAHPLREEAWRLLALALYRNGRQGDALGALRRARVMLRDELGLDLGATLQRLESDMLAQAVHLDPPAGTVRAAEPAPSRATPAEERALPGLRIVVVDDQALVRTGLRVVLDSEPGFELVGEAENGEQAIAVVRETSPDLVLMDIQMPRLDGLTAARRILADKAPPKVVMMTTFGTDDNLYAALRAGVSGFVLKTSAPEQLISAMRAAQAGDALIDPAVTTRLIAAFAGRTDPSAPPGLAGLGDAELDLMKLVARGLTNRQIAATLAVPEGAVSRSVVRLLDHLGLFDRAQLVVTAYESGLVNPGDVGR; translated from the coding sequence ATGCTGACATTTCGTGCTCTCGGACCGTTCCAGGCGCGCCACGGTGAGACAGCACTCGACCTCGGAGGCCAGCGCCAGATGGCGGTGCTGGCCCGGCTCCTCGTGGCCGGAGGCCGTGCCGTCCCCGTGACCATGCTCATCGACGAGCTGTGGCCCGGCGAGCCGCCCGCCCAGGCCCTGTCGACCATCCAGGGATACGTGTCGCGGCTGCGGCGCGCCCTGGAGCCCGGCCGGGCGCCCCGGGAGGAGGCCGAGGTCCTGGTCTCCGCCCCGCCGGGGTACGCGCTGCGCGCCTCCCCCGGCCAGGTGGACACCTGGAGTTTCGAGAGCGCGGTCAAGGCGGGCGGCGAGCCCGCCGAGGTGTGGGAGCGCCTGGAGGCCGCCCTCGCGCTCTGGCGCGGCCCGGCCCTGGCCGAGTTCTCCGACCTGCCGTGGGCGGCGAGCGAGGCGGGCAGGCTGGAGGAGCTGCGGCTGATCGCGGTCGAGCGCCGCGCCGACGCGGGGCTCCTCCTGGGACACTCCGGCGCCCTCGTCGCCGACCTGGAGGCGCACGCCTCGGCGCACCCGCTGCGGGAGGAGGCCTGGCGGCTGCTCGCGCTGGCCCTGTACCGCAACGGCAGGCAGGGGGACGCGCTGGGAGCACTCCGGCGCGCCAGGGTGATGCTCCGCGACGAGCTCGGCCTCGACCTGGGCGCCACCCTGCAGCGCCTGGAGTCCGACATGCTGGCCCAGGCCGTCCACCTCGACCCGCCCGCCGGGACCGTGCGGGCCGCGGAACCGGCGCCGTCGCGCGCGACCCCCGCCGAGGAGCGGGCGCTGCCGGGGCTGCGGATCGTGGTGGTGGACGACCAGGCGCTGGTCCGTACCGGCCTGCGCGTGGTGCTGGACAGCGAACCCGGCTTCGAGCTGGTCGGGGAGGCCGAGAACGGCGAGCAGGCGATCGCGGTCGTCAGGGAGACCTCCCCCGACCTGGTGCTGATGGACATCCAGATGCCCAGGCTGGACGGGCTGACCGCCGCGCGCAGGATCCTGGCCGACAAGGCGCCGCCGAAGGTCGTCATGATGACCACGTTCGGCACGGACGACAACCTCTACGCGGCGCTGCGGGCCGGGGTGAGCGGGTTCGTCCTCAAGACGTCGGCGCCCGAGCAGCTCATCAGCGCGATGCGGGCCGCGCAGGCCGGTGACGCGTTGATCGACCCCGCCGTCACCACCCGCCTGATCGCGGCCTTCGCCGGGCGTACCGACCCGTCGGCGCCGCCCGGCCTCGCCGGTCTCGGGGACGCGGAGCTCGACCTGATGAAGCTCGTCGCCCGGGGACTGACCAACCGGCAGATCGCCGCGACCCTGGCGGTCCCCGAGGGGGCGGTCTCGCGGTCGGTGGTCAGGCTGCTCGACCACCTCGGGCTGTTCGACCGCGCCCAGCTCGTCGTCACCGCGTACGAGTCCGGGCTGGTCAACCCCGGCGACGTGGGCAGATAG
- a CDS encoding glutamine synthetase family protein gives MDRQQEFVLRTLEERDIRFIRLWFTDVLGFLKSVAIAPAELEGAFAEGIGFDGSAIEGFARVYESDMLAKPDPSTFQILPWRSETPGAARMFCDILMPDGSPSHADPRWVLKRTLAKASDMGFSFYTHPEIEFFLLKNRPEGNERPQPIDGGGYFDHTPHSSGHDFRRNAIMMLESMGISVEYSHHEGGPGQQEIDLRYADALTTADNIMTFRLVMKEVALEQGIWASFMPKPFTEHPGSGMHTHMSLFEGDRNAFYEPGADYQLSKIGRSFIGGLLTHAAEITAVCNQWVNSYKRLWGGAEAIAGAGGEAPSYISWGHNNRSALVRVPMYKPHKGGSTRIEFRSLDSSCNPYLAFAVILAAGLKGIEEGYEMPPGAEDDVWALTSAERRALGIQPLPQSLDEAIAVMERSELVAETLGEHVFDYFLRNKRAEWNEYRRQVTEFELGRYLPVL, from the coding sequence TTGGACCGCCAGCAGGAGTTCGTTCTCCGCACCCTTGAGGAGCGCGACATCCGGTTCATCCGGCTGTGGTTCACCGATGTGCTCGGGTTCCTGAAGTCGGTGGCCATCGCTCCGGCCGAGCTTGAGGGTGCCTTCGCCGAGGGCATCGGCTTCGACGGCTCGGCCATCGAGGGCTTCGCCCGGGTCTACGAGTCGGACATGCTCGCCAAGCCCGACCCGTCGACCTTCCAGATCCTTCCCTGGCGCAGCGAGACGCCGGGCGCGGCCCGGATGTTCTGCGACATCCTCATGCCGGACGGCTCGCCCTCGCACGCCGACCCGCGCTGGGTGCTCAAGCGCACCCTGGCGAAGGCCTCCGACATGGGCTTCAGCTTCTACACCCACCCGGAGATCGAGTTCTTCCTGCTGAAGAACCGGCCGGAGGGCAACGAGCGGCCCCAGCCGATCGACGGCGGCGGCTACTTCGACCACACCCCGCACAGTTCGGGCCACGACTTCCGGCGCAACGCGATCATGATGCTGGAGTCGATGGGCATCTCCGTCGAGTACAGCCACCACGAGGGCGGCCCAGGCCAGCAGGAGATCGACCTGCGCTACGCCGACGCGCTCACCACCGCCGACAACATCATGACCTTCCGCCTGGTCATGAAGGAGGTCGCGCTGGAGCAGGGCATCTGGGCGAGCTTCATGCCCAAGCCCTTCACCGAGCACCCCGGCTCCGGCATGCACACCCACATGTCGCTCTTCGAGGGTGACCGCAACGCCTTCTACGAGCCCGGCGCCGACTACCAGCTCTCCAAGATCGGCCGTTCCTTCATCGGCGGCCTGCTCACGCACGCCGCCGAGATCACCGCGGTCTGCAACCAGTGGGTCAACTCCTACAAGCGGCTGTGGGGCGGCGCCGAGGCGATCGCCGGAGCGGGCGGCGAGGCCCCGAGCTACATCTCCTGGGGCCACAACAACCGCTCCGCGCTGGTTCGGGTGCCGATGTACAAGCCGCACAAGGGCGGCTCGACCCGCATCGAGTTCCGCTCGCTCGACTCCTCCTGCAACCCGTACCTCGCCTTCGCCGTGATCCTCGCGGCCGGCCTGAAGGGCATCGAGGAGGGGTACGAGATGCCCCCCGGCGCCGAGGACGACGTGTGGGCGCTGACCTCGGCCGAGCGCAGGGCGCTGGGCATCCAGCCGCTGCCCCAGTCGCTGGACGAGGCCATCGCGGTCATGGAGCGCAGCGAGCTCGTCGCCGAGACCCTCGGCGAGCACGTCTTCGACTACTTCCTGCGCAACAAGCGCGCCGAGTGGAACGAGTACCGCAGGCAGGTCACCGAGTTCGAGCTCGGCCGCTACCTGCCGGTCCTCTAG
- a CDS encoding terpene synthase family protein: protein MSLSLSSSPSPAPTASAASTEPASPASPASPAGTTGHPGPPRPSGVAAPLLLPLTELVPVMSAPCPMHPSVGLIGAELAVWAREVGLEPPPGAGFERMAGRAFCGFGVESALLFAKWLTWLFHFDDEWDEKPAGRAAEIVEATFARLDLVARAPAHASSPIELAFGDLWKVTTERMSTRWRHRFLAGLAAQGEACRTEAENRCAGRVPSPAQYPRLRRGTAGPYLFDLVEPCLGVEVPAGLRESTTWRTLVDACNDVTAWCNDVASHHKERANGDVHNYVTVAATAFGLSDTAAVAWVNNRIAARAEDLRTSARRLPALFDRFGFSTGQARDVSKVACAFLTAPRAQLEWLLESSRYDVP, encoded by the coding sequence ATGTCCCTTTCCCTGTCCTCCTCCCCGTCTCCCGCCCCCACCGCCTCCGCCGCCTCCACCGAGCCCGCCTCGCCCGCCTCGCCCGCCTCGCCCGCCGGAACGACGGGACATCCCGGGCCGCCGCGGCCCTCCGGGGTGGCCGCGCCCCTGCTGCTGCCCCTCACCGAGCTCGTACCGGTGATGTCGGCACCATGCCCGATGCACCCCTCGGTCGGCCTGATCGGCGCCGAGCTCGCCGTCTGGGCCCGCGAGGTGGGGCTCGAACCTCCCCCTGGCGCCGGGTTCGAGCGGATGGCGGGCCGCGCCTTCTGCGGGTTCGGCGTGGAGTCGGCGCTGCTGTTCGCCAAATGGCTGACCTGGCTGTTCCACTTCGACGACGAGTGGGACGAGAAGCCCGCCGGGCGCGCGGCCGAGATCGTCGAGGCCACCTTCGCGCGGCTCGACCTCGTCGCGCGCGCCCCCGCCCACGCCTCCTCGCCCATCGAGCTGGCCTTCGGCGACCTCTGGAAGGTCACCACCGAGCGGATGAGCACCCGGTGGCGGCACCGGTTCCTGGCGGGGCTGGCGGCGCAGGGCGAGGCCTGCCGTACCGAGGCCGAGAACCGGTGCGCGGGCCGGGTGCCCTCCCCCGCGCAGTACCCGCGGCTGCGGCGGGGCACCGCCGGCCCCTACCTGTTCGACCTGGTGGAGCCCTGCCTGGGGGTGGAGGTGCCCGCGGGGCTGCGCGAGAGCACGACCTGGCGGACGCTGGTGGACGCCTGCAACGACGTCACCGCCTGGTGCAACGACGTCGCCTCGCACCACAAGGAGCGGGCCAACGGCGACGTGCACAACTACGTGACGGTCGCCGCGACCGCGTTCGGGCTCTCCGACACCGCCGCCGTCGCCTGGGTGAACAACCGGATCGCCGCCCGCGCCGAGGACCTGCGGACCTCCGCGCGCCGGCTGCCGGCGCTGTTCGACCGGTTCGGGTTCTCGACCGGCCAGGCCAGGGATGTCAGCAAGGTCGCGTGCGCGTTCCTCACGGCGCCGAGGGCCCAGCTGGAATGGCTCCTGGAGTCCAGCCGGTACGACGTGCCGTGA
- a CDS encoding EF-hand domain-containing protein encodes MSTTLLNHKLDRAFGHMDVDGSGSIEREDLLGLGARILVGFGESPTSQAGNRLAQGFEGIWRTLAAEIDADGDGSISSEEFRAGMTSAFIEGDRFDAVFAPAAEAVAGLCDTDGDGAVGPDEFWIMMAAFGTPREDVRATFERLDGDGDGVVSVGELVEATRQFYTSADPEVAGNWLFGPL; translated from the coding sequence ATGAGCACCACGCTCCTCAATCACAAGCTCGACCGCGCCTTCGGGCACATGGACGTCGACGGCAGCGGGTCGATCGAGCGCGAGGACCTCCTCGGCCTCGGCGCCCGGATCCTCGTCGGCTTCGGCGAGTCGCCGACCTCGCAGGCCGGCAACAGGCTCGCCCAGGGCTTCGAGGGGATCTGGCGGACCCTGGCCGCGGAGATCGACGCCGACGGCGACGGCTCGATCTCGTCCGAGGAGTTCCGCGCCGGCATGACCTCCGCGTTCATCGAGGGCGACCGGTTCGACGCGGTGTTCGCGCCCGCCGCCGAGGCGGTGGCCGGCCTGTGCGACACCGACGGCGACGGGGCCGTGGGGCCGGACGAGTTCTGGATCATGATGGCCGCGTTCGGCACCCCGCGCGAGGACGTGCGGGCCACCTTCGAGCGGCTCGACGGCGACGGCGACGGCGTCGTGTCCGTGGGCGAGCTGGTCGAGGCGACCCGGCAGTTCTACACGAGCGCCGATCCGGAAGTGGCCGGCAACTGGCTGTTCGGTCCGCTGTAG
- a CDS encoding terpene synthase family protein, translating to MARTEVHEPPHAVSPPARLTERLAALAMPCPVHPSAHLVEAATSDWARAAGLPPDPVASRLAGRAFARCETGSVTSLARWLTWMSHLRRAPEALTPVLAVATGGEPGPAPLERAFSGLWTACAPGMSGAWRERFTAGLAAQREAVLGRGAPPADDRAKPAGGAFGRYLLDLVEPCLGVEVPERVWRSPPWRALVEASGDVAARCEEACEETVAGHGQADTIFLERSKWEAEEWTIDRVATRMEELWTAARAVPALTERHDLGLTPSREVTRVTCAFLTIPRAYLEWLLETPRYRHLR from the coding sequence ATGGCACGCACCGAAGTCCACGAACCACCGCACGCGGTCTCGCCGCCGGCCAGGCTCACCGAACGCCTCGCGGCCCTGGCGATGCCCTGCCCCGTCCATCCGTCGGCACACCTGGTCGAGGCCGCGACGTCCGACTGGGCGCGCGCGGCCGGACTGCCCCCCGACCCCGTCGCCTCCCGGCTGGCCGGGAGGGCGTTCGCCCGTTGCGAAACCGGCTCGGTCACGTCGCTGGCCCGCTGGCTGACCTGGATGTCACACCTGCGCCGGGCTCCCGAGGCCCTCACCCCGGTCCTCGCCGTGGCCACGGGCGGCGAGCCGGGCCCGGCGCCGCTGGAGCGGGCCTTCTCCGGCCTCTGGACGGCGTGCGCGCCGGGGATGAGCGGCGCGTGGCGCGAACGCTTCACGGCCGGGCTGGCCGCCCAGCGGGAGGCGGTCCTCGGCCGTGGGGCACCCCCGGCCGATGATCGCGCGAAGCCCGCCGGGGGCGCCTTCGGCCGCTACCTGCTCGACCTGGTGGAGCCCTGCCTGGGGGTGGAGGTGCCCGAACGTGTGTGGCGGAGCCCGCCCTGGCGGGCACTCGTCGAGGCGAGCGGCGACGTGGCCGCCCGGTGCGAGGAGGCGTGTGAGGAGACGGTGGCCGGACACGGCCAGGCGGACACCATTTTTTTGGAACGCTCCAAATGGGAGGCGGAAGAGTGGACGATCGACAGGGTCGCCACCCGCATGGAGGAGCTGTGGACGGCCGCCCGCGCGGTCCCCGCACTCACGGAGCGGCACGACCTGGGCCTCACCCCCTCCCGCGAGGTGACGCGGGTGACATGCGCTTTCTTGACCATCCCGAGGGCCTATCTGGAGTGGCTGCTGGAAACACCCCGCTATCGTCACTTACGGTAA
- a CDS encoding sensor histidine kinase, translating into MRPRPRDRGRTLDGVGGVPRPVVDAVTVTEDAPAWPATSPVRGLPLSPLRLAAVSAAVLSVGLTVIGLVLRLDLPPGWRPGQPATPDLAAGLTFPVVGAFLLAHRARPATAWLMCAGGLMCAVNAFSESAMFTLAAAGDLESAGHLRLSMVTGKAVGGFLLAILFPLYSPDGRLPSRRWRPLAMAGVVVFAADLLLNLTRPDPDPALYPWPRVIPNPLVVDLLSPYNMAAREVTAVLVSALAVLALVSLVLRFRRAGPELRRQIAWPVFAFAVYVAFLLAGPAWWLAGTIWTGLIPAAIVFSVLRYQLYGIDTVVSRAFVAAGLIAAVSAVYAVGAVAGLALSGYDRIGGLVAALLAGIIFHPLRHRLRSLVDRLMYGTHGDPQALAALLAREVRETEPANALAAVAAVVKDGLSVTGVAVEVHGPGARQVQVGLLGPAPRGVPLVWHGEPVGRLLLGSPGPRRFAAAHNGRLVAVAVPYVADVAHAVRMTADLQRSRERILTAREEERRRLRRDLHDGLGHALTDMAMSINMARISLRTAPASADRLLLELRGGMDAVSQEIRELVYGLRPPTLDELGLAGAVRALAQEGTPRVAVETEGDLSDLPAAAEVAAYRIAQEGLTNIRKHARAGSAVISLRRGESLVVRVEDDGDGLPPGPRSGVGLLSMRERAAELGGTCVIGAAPGGGTVVEAVLPIPAAPVVAGHL; encoded by the coding sequence ATGCGCCCGCGGCCACGCGACCGCGGCCGGACGCTCGACGGTGTCGGTGGCGTGCCCAGGCCGGTCGTCGACGCGGTCACCGTGACCGAGGACGCCCCCGCCTGGCCCGCCACCTCGCCGGTGCGCGGGCTGCCGCTCTCCCCGCTGCGGCTCGCCGCCGTCTCGGCGGCGGTCCTCTCGGTGGGGCTCACCGTGATCGGTCTCGTGCTCCGTCTCGACCTGCCACCCGGGTGGCGGCCGGGGCAGCCCGCCACGCCCGACCTGGCGGCCGGGCTGACGTTCCCCGTGGTGGGCGCGTTCCTGCTGGCCCACCGCGCGCGCCCGGCCACGGCGTGGCTGATGTGCGCGGGCGGCCTGATGTGCGCGGTCAACGCCTTCTCCGAGTCGGCGATGTTCACCCTCGCCGCGGCGGGCGACCTGGAGTCCGCCGGTCACCTCCGCCTGAGCATGGTCACGGGGAAGGCGGTCGGCGGGTTCCTGCTGGCGATCCTGTTCCCGCTGTACTCCCCCGACGGGCGGCTGCCCTCGCGGCGGTGGCGGCCGCTGGCGATGGCCGGCGTGGTCGTGTTCGCGGCGGACCTGCTGCTGAACCTCACCCGCCCGGACCCCGACCCCGCGCTCTACCCCTGGCCGCGGGTCATCCCCAACCCGCTCGTGGTGGACCTCCTCTCCCCGTACAACATGGCGGCGCGCGAGGTGACCGCCGTCCTGGTCTCGGCCCTCGCGGTCCTGGCCCTGGTCTCCCTGGTGCTGCGCTTCCGGCGGGCCGGCCCCGAGCTGCGCCGCCAGATCGCCTGGCCGGTCTTCGCGTTCGCCGTCTACGTCGCCTTCCTGCTCGCCGGGCCCGCCTGGTGGCTGGCCGGCACGATCTGGACCGGGCTGATCCCAGCGGCCATCGTCTTCTCGGTGCTGCGCTACCAGCTCTACGGCATCGACACGGTCGTCAGCCGCGCCTTCGTCGCCGCCGGGCTGATCGCCGCGGTCAGCGCCGTGTACGCGGTCGGCGCGGTCGCCGGGCTCGCGCTGTCGGGGTACGACCGGATCGGTGGCCTGGTGGCGGCCCTGCTCGCCGGGATCATCTTCCATCCGCTCCGGCACAGGCTCAGGAGCCTGGTCGACCGGCTCATGTACGGCACGCACGGCGACCCGCAGGCGCTCGCCGCGCTCCTGGCCAGGGAGGTCCGCGAGACCGAGCCGGCCAATGCGCTCGCCGCCGTCGCCGCCGTGGTCAAGGACGGGCTGAGCGTCACCGGCGTCGCCGTCGAGGTCCACGGGCCCGGCGCCCGGCAGGTCCAGGTCGGCCTGCTGGGCCCGGCGCCGCGCGGGGTGCCGCTGGTCTGGCACGGTGAGCCGGTCGGGCGGCTGCTCCTCGGCTCCCCCGGCCCTCGCAGGTTCGCCGCCGCGCACAACGGCCGCCTGGTCGCGGTGGCCGTCCCGTACGTCGCCGACGTGGCGCACGCCGTGCGGATGACCGCCGACCTGCAGCGCTCCCGGGAGCGCATCCTCACCGCCCGCGAGGAGGAGCGCCGCCGCCTGCGCAGGGATCTGCACGACGGGCTCGGCCACGCGCTGACCGACATGGCCATGTCGATCAACATGGCCAGGATCAGCCTGCGCACCGCCCCCGCCTCGGCGGACAGGCTCCTGCTCGAACTGCGCGGCGGCATGGACGCGGTCAGTCAGGAGATCAGGGAACTGGTGTACGGCCTGCGCCCGCCCACCCTCGACGAACTCGGCCTGGCGGGGGCCGTACGGGCTCTGGCCCAGGAGGGCACGCCGCGGGTCGCGGTGGAGACCGAGGGTGACCTGTCGGACCTGCCCGCGGCGGCCGAGGTGGCCGCGTACCGCATCGCGCAGGAGGGGCTCACCAACATCCGCAAGCACGCGCGGGCCGGCTCCGCGGTGATCTCGCTGCGGCGCGGGGAGTCGCTGGTGGTACGCGTCGAGGACGACGGGGACGGGCTGCCCCCGGGGCCGCGCTCCGGGGTCGGGCTGCTCTCCATGCGCGAGCGGGCCGCCGAGCTGGGCGGCACCTGCGTGATCGGGGCGGCCCCCGGGGGCGGGACGGTCGTGGAGGCCGTGCTGCCGATCCCCGCCGCGCCGGTCGTGGCGGGTCACCTGTAA